In Candidatus Goldiibacteriota bacterium HGW-Goldbacteria-1, the sequence GGGAGCAAACATGGAAAAAATAAAGATGGTGGCAGCCAGAATAAAGACGCTTAGGGAAATTGCGGGAAAAAGCATTCCGGATACGGCCAAATTGCTTGAAGTTACAGATGAACAGTATTCAAAATACGAGAACGGGCAGAGTGACATCCCCATAAGTTTTTTATACGCGGCATCACGTGTATTTAATGTGGAACTTACGGCAATTCTGACAGGTGAAGAACCGCGCCTTCACAGGTACAGCGTGGTAAGAAAAGGCACCGGCCCTTCTGTTGAACGCAAAAAAGAGTACA encodes:
- a CDS encoding transcriptional regulator, whose amino-acid sequence is MEKIKMVAARIKTLREIAGKSIPDTAKLLEVTDEQYSKYENGQSDIPISFLYAASRVFNVELTAILTGEEPRLHRYSVVRKGTGPSVERKKEYTYSDLAYNFIHKKMEVFEVKAGQTMPKTLNKHTGQEFNFILEGTLKIIIENNEIILNEGDSIFFDSGHAHAMCATGGRDARFLAVII